A part of Deinococcota bacterium genomic DNA contains:
- a CDS encoding ABA4-like family protein: MPEVLFSLVTILPLPIWVSMLLFPKASLTQRLVMSYWPVIALCGLYALALLGTLATGAGLDLSYAGVQATLSGRWGVAAVWAHLMTLNLFSGVWIFRDAKYWGVKPEVFLLLTLFAGPLGLGAYLFVRERRAKVDPVRSVN, translated from the coding sequence ATGCCCGAAGTCCTCTTCAGCCTCGTCACCATCTTGCCCCTGCCCATCTGGGTAAGCATGCTCCTCTTTCCCAAGGCCTCGCTGACGCAGCGCCTGGTGATGAGCTACTGGCCGGTCATCGCGCTCTGCGGCCTGTACGCGCTCGCCCTGCTCGGCACCCTCGCGACCGGGGCGGGCCTGGACCTATCCTACGCGGGCGTGCAGGCGACCCTGAGCGGGCGCTGGGGTGTGGCCGCCGTCTGGGCTCACCTCATGACCCTGAACCTGTTTAGCGGCGTGTGGATCTTTCGCGACGCCAAGTACTGGGGCGTCAAGCCGGAAGTATTCTTGCTCTTGACGCTCTTCGCCGGACCGCTCGGCTTGGGAGCTTACCTGTTCGTGAGGGAGCGAAGGGCCAAGGTCGATCCGGTGCGGAGCGTGAACTGA
- a CDS encoding type II toxin-antitoxin system PemK/MazF family toxin — protein sequence MTNYKFGDIVLVPFPFTDQSTGKKRPAVVISSDRYHRQRTDLILMAVSSQLSAKVAGDVSIAKWTEAGLIKASVFKPILTTVERKLIIRTLGQLQDEDVKRLKEALDEILG from the coding sequence ATGACGAATTATAAGTTCGGCGATATCGTTCTGGTTCCGTTTCCCTTCACCGACCAGAGCACCGGAAAAAAGCGTCCGGCAGTGGTGATAAGTTCCGACCGCTATCACCGCCAACGCACAGACCTCATCCTCATGGCCGTCTCGAGCCAACTGTCCGCCAAGGTGGCGGGGGACGTTTCCATCGCCAAGTGGACAGAGGCCGGCCTCATCAAAGCGTCCGTGTTCAAACCAATCCTGACGACGGTAGAGCGCAAGTTGATCATCCGCACCTTGGGCCAGCTACAAGATGAGGACGTAAAGAGACTGAAAGAGGCGCTGGACGAGATTCTCGGCTAA
- a CDS encoding DUF2281 domain-containing protein, whose translation MEKVREHTLIAKIRDLPQEKIAEVEDFVDFLRQRSVDTKLTTAATRLSEAAFQKIWDNPDDAAYDEL comes from the coding sequence GTGGAAAAGGTACGCGAACATACGCTCATTGCCAAGATTCGGGATTTGCCTCAGGAAAAAATTGCCGAAGTCGAGGACTTCGTGGATTTCCTGAGGCAACGTTCTGTCGATACCAAGTTGACCACAGCGGCCACCCGACTTTCGGAAGCAGCGTTTCAAAAGATCTGGGACAATCCCGACGATGCTGCGTATGACGAATTATAA
- the carA gene encoding glutamine-hydrolyzing carbamoyl-phosphate synthase small subunit, with protein MSLLKKPPAVLALEDGTVYYGYAFGYRGETVGEIVFNTSMTGYQEILTDPSYHGQIVTMTYPHIGNYGVSVYDMESNKPFARGFIVREFSRVASNHRSNQDLRSFMEGHGIVGIEGIDTRALTRRLRTGGVVKGVIHHGETDDEKEAELVEQAREHEDIDGRDMTPEVTTPLPYARPTFKDCPRVVVIDFGIKHSIVYKLEQAGAEVIVVPAQTTPAQIMALDPYGLVLSNGPGDPDGPKYAHDTVWQMLGLLPTYGICMGHQLLGLAVGGKTYKLKHGHHGANTPVKNLVTGEVEITSQNHNYAVDIGSIPGSQFQATHLNLNDGTLEGMAHIRYPVFSVQYHPEASPGPHDATYLFKRFIEEVNAFEGATAMPAVKAYQDF; from the coding sequence ATGTCGCTACTGAAAAAACCCCCCGCCGTGCTCGCGCTCGAGGACGGCACCGTCTACTACGGCTACGCCTTTGGCTATAGGGGCGAGACGGTCGGCGAGATTGTTTTTAACACTTCGATGACGGGCTACCAGGAGATCCTGACCGACCCCTCCTACCACGGGCAGATCGTCACCATGACCTATCCGCACATCGGCAACTACGGGGTGAGCGTCTACGACATGGAGTCGAACAAGCCCTTCGCGCGCGGCTTCATCGTCCGCGAGTTCTCGCGCGTCGCTTCGAACCACCGCTCCAACCAGGACCTGCGGAGCTTCATGGAGGGGCACGGCATCGTCGGCATCGAGGGCATCGACACCCGCGCCCTTACCCGCAGGCTCAGAACGGGCGGCGTGGTCAAGGGTGTCATCCATCACGGCGAGACCGACGACGAAAAGGAGGCCGAGCTGGTCGAGCAGGCCAGGGAGCACGAGGACATCGACGGGCGCGATATGACGCCCGAGGTCACCACGCCGCTGCCCTACGCTCGGCCGACCTTCAAGGACTGTCCGCGTGTCGTCGTCATCGACTTCGGCATCAAGCACTCTATAGTCTACAAGCTCGAGCAGGCCGGCGCCGAGGTGATCGTGGTGCCCGCGCAGACGACGCCCGCGCAGATCATGGCCCTAGACCCTTACGGCCTGGTGCTCAGCAACGGCCCCGGCGACCCGGACGGCCCCAAGTACGCCCACGACACCGTCTGGCAGATGCTCGGGCTCTTGCCGACCTACGGCATCTGCATGGGCCACCAGCTCCTGGGTCTGGCGGTCGGCGGCAAGACCTACAAGCTCAAGCACGGCCACCACGGCGCCAACACCCCGGTCAAGAACCTGGTGACCGGCGAGGTCGAGATAACCTCCCAAAACCACAACTACGCGGTCGACATCGGCTCGATCCCCGGCAGCCAGTTTCAGGCAACCCATCTCAACTTGAATGACGGTACCCTGGAGGGCATGGCCCATATCCGCTACCCGGTCTTCAGCGTGCAGTACCACCCCGAGGCCAGCCCCGGCCCGCACGACGCCACCTACCTCTTCAAGCGCTTTATCGAGGAGGTCAACGCCTTTGAGGGCGCCACCGCGATGCCGGCGGTCAAGGCCTACCAGGATTTCTGA
- the pyrF gene encoding orotidine-5'-phosphate decarboxylase — protein MSQPFAERLTERVKATNSRVCLGIDPRPLAHPLTHPDRFGGDPAQVAKAVVFYFQAIIEATQDVVACYKPQAAFFEALGVPGIIAMAQLLADIRGRNVPVVLDAKRGDIDISAEAYARAYLTGGVFACDALTVNPYLGSDGVAAFLDYAAANGRGLFVLVKTSNPSGSDLQDLVTEDGRKVYECVADLVELWGEHHLGVSGYSPVGAVVGATYPAELAALRERMPHSLLLVPGYGAQGAGAQDVVAAFDGEGLGAVVNASRGLTYVSAGDDFAQAARGAALAMRREINEALGV, from the coding sequence ATGTCCCAACCCTTTGCCGAACGCCTCACCGAGCGCGTCAAAGCGACGAACTCGAGGGTCTGCCTGGGCATCGACCCCAGGCCTTTAGCTCACCCGCTCACCCACCCCGACCGCTTCGGCGGCGACCCGGCGCAGGTCGCCAAGGCCGTGGTCTTCTACTTCCAGGCGATCATCGAAGCGACGCAGGACGTGGTGGCCTGCTACAAGCCGCAGGCGGCCTTTTTCGAGGCTCTGGGCGTGCCCGGCATCATCGCCATGGCGCAGCTTCTCGCCGACATCCGCGGCCGGAACGTCCCGGTCGTCTTGGACGCCAAGCGCGGCGACATCGACATCAGCGCCGAGGCCTACGCCCGGGCCTATCTGACTGGCGGCGTCTTCGCCTGCGACGCGCTCACCGTCAATCCCTACCTGGGCAGCGACGGCGTGGCGGCCTTTTTAGACTACGCTGCCGCCAACGGTCGGGGACTGTTCGTTCTGGTCAAGACCTCGAACCCGTCGGGTAGCGACCTTCAGGACCTCGTCACCGAGGACGGGCGCAAGGTCTACGAGTGCGTCGCCGACCTCGTCGAGCTTTGGGGCGAGCATCACCTGGGCGTGAGCGGCTACTCGCCGGTGGGCGCCGTGGTCGGCGCGACCTATCCCGCCGAGCTGGCCGCCCTGCGCGAGAGAATGCCGCACAGCCTCTTGTTGGTGCCGGGCTACGGCGCCCAGGGCGCGGGGGCGCAAGACGTGGTCGCGGCCTTTGACGGCGAGGGGCTCGGCGCGGTGGTGAACGCCAGCCGGGGGCTCACCTACGTCTCGGCGGGCGACGACTTCGCCCAGGCGGCGAGGGGGGCCGCGCTCGCCATGCGGCGCGAGATCAACGAGGCGCTGGGGGTGTGA